A window of Zestosphaera sp. genomic DNA:
GAGATAGCGTATACTTGAGCCACGTCCTTCCTCCTAGCGAAGAAAGTAGAGACCACTACTTTCTTATCCTCAACACTGATCCTTACGTTCTCAGCGAAACTGAAGTCTCTCGTTATCTCTCCTTTAGGACCCTTAACAACCACTTTACGTCCATCAACTACTACAGTAACGCCGTCAGGAACGTCTACATGGTCTTTAACCACAACAGCTCTAACCACTCGTGCTCACCCCTAGTAAACGTACGCCAGCAGTATACCCCCTATCCTCTTCTCTAACGCTTCCTTATGAGACATGACGCCCTGAGGAGTTGAGAGTATTAACAGACCAATATCTCTGGATGGCAGTATCTTTCTTAGCCAGTCAGGCATGCTACGCAACTCTGCGTACTTTATGGGCGTTCTAGGCTTTATCACGCCAGCGTCGTTGATTCTACCTAGCAACTGGACCTTAATCTTACCTGATCTCCCGTCATCTATGTACTCAAACTCTCCTATGTACCCGTACCTCTGGAGAGTCCTTAAAGTCATGGCTATAAGCTTAGAAGCAGGTACTATAACAGCTTCTCTCTTACCCCTCAACTCGCAGTTCTTCAGGGTCACCAAAGCGTTAGCTAAAGTATCCATCATCACCATCTAAACAACACCTCACATATACTTCTTGAAGCCTAACTCACTAGCTACCTCCCTAAAACACTGTCTACATAAGTACAGGTTATACTTCTGTATCACCGCGTCGCGAGACCCGCAACGCTGGCAAACCTGCACGCCCCTACCGTACTTCCTAACCTTAGGAGGTCTAAACTTCCCCACCCTACATCACCTTAGTGTTTAGTTCCTTAATAAAGAAAACTATTGCCTCATCTCGAGAAACTCTCTGTCTGTAAGGAACACGTGATTTCTTGACTCTCCTCCTCATAACTCTCAGTCCGGGTCTCTCTAGAGTGATACACACGTCCATGCCGAAAATCCCCAACTCCGGGTCATACTTGACACCGGGCAACATTATATGTTCTTTAATACCTATCGAGACATTACCGTAGTCGTCAAAGCTTGAACTCTTAACTCTCCTGCCTACTGCGTCAAGAACCTTATTAAGGAAACTCACAGCTCTCTCGCCCCTCAAAGTCACGGCAACAGCTATGGGCTCTCCCTTCCTAACATTAAATTCCTTAATAGTTTTCTTAGCTCTCCTCTCTGAAGGTCTTTGACCCGTAAGCATCTCAAGAATCTTAGCAGCTTTCTTAAGCCTCTCACCAGACTCTCCAACACCAATGTTAACAGTGACTTTAGCTAGTCTAGGCTTCCTCATAGGGTTAGACTCCCACTTCTCTAGAATCTTCTTAACGACCTCCTCACCTACCTCTACTCTAGCTTTGCGAGCGACGCTCATACGGCCCCCTCAGGAATCTTTATTACGGGTTTCTCAGAACCTAAAACGAAGACTTTATCTAGGGTTGTGAAGAACTCACTACCCTTAAAGTCGCTTAGCTGAACCTGCTTACGGTAGTGCCTCACACCCTCGTATATCTTAAGTATCTTAGCGACCCTACCGATGTTCTTGCCGCCAACGATTATAGCTACAGCTCCCTCTCTCATAGGATAATACTCTTCTATCTTACCATCTCTCAAAGATAACTTAACAGTGCCTAAAGTCTCGTAAGTGTCTTCAGCAGGATTCCTAGGGTCAGAAACTCTCACTAAGACGTTCCTTCCATCATGGAGGTTCAGCTGTATGTGTCCTCCTTTTACCGTGGTCTTGTTCTCAATCCTGCACAACTTGAAGGAGGCTTCGTCTTCCGATATAGGTAATAGACCTAAAACTTTCGTAGGTACTGGCAACACTCTGAAATACTCGCCTGTCTTAACTACCTCGATTACATCCATTATTCCAACAGGGAATTTATAGTCTTTCCGAATTCTGCCATCAACTTTTATGTTGCCCTCAGCTATGATCTTCCTAGCCTCACCGCTAGTCTCAGCTAATCCCATAAAGTCTCTCACGATAATCAATAAAGGTACTGACCTATTAATCGGGTGAGGTCCTGGAGATGTCTTCACAGTCCACTTATAAGCTTTTCTTAGTATAGGCCAGAAAGCAGGCGCTCCAAAACTCTTTACGTGTCTGCTACCTCCTTTCCTAGCCACTCACATCACCTCCTTTCATAGCTTCTGACTCCTTATTAGCGTTACTGCTGCTAGCCTCCTCTTCATGTACTTCCTTAGCCTTACCTCCCCTCCTCTCTACTATCTTCATGCGCTTCTTATCGCTAAGGTCTAACTTAATTATAACTACCTTAGACGGGTGGATAGGATAGTAAACAGGAGTTCCATCAGCTTTCTTTATAGTCACGCCCTCAACATATAACGCAATCTCCTCATAATCTACCTCAACAACTTTCCCTTCATGTCCTTTCCAATCTCCCCTCACTATCTTAACAGTGTCGCCGGCTCTCACGTAGATCCTCTTAATACCTAGCTTCTCTCTAAGCTCTCTAGAGAGTGGGGCAGTCATATACTTATGTCTTAGATGAAGAGGTGCTTCACGCATGCTTAGTCTTTGCTTGCCTGGCTTGATAGAAGGACTCACGTATACCACCTCACACTATTATTGAAGCTAGAGTAGCTATTCTAGGCCACCTCTCCGCAGCTTCTCTAGCCATAGGGCCTCTGACTTCTGTTCCTTTAGGAGTTCCGTCAGGCGCTATTATCACGCAGGCGTTATCTTCGAAGCTAAGCCACCTACCGTCATCTCTTCTAAAAGGCTTTCTCTGCCTTATAATCACGGCTTGAAGAACCTGACCTATCAGCTCAGTACTACCCTTCTTCACGGCAACAACTACTAAGTCGCCTACCGTAGCTGAAGGACGTCTGCGTAGTCTGCTCTTAACTCCCGGAATTCCTATCACCATCACTACCTTAGCACCGCTGTTATCAGCTACCTTAAGGTTAGTGCCTATAGTTACGCCAGCAACTCTTCCGAAACGGCTGAGAGCCGCTCCACCCTTCTTCTCAGACATTACTGCTCACCCTTCTTGAGAACCCCCAACACAACCCAGCTGACAGATTTAGCTAAGGGCCTAGTCTCCCCAATCAAGACATTATCTCCGAGACTCAAAGAAATACATGGAGGCACTCTAGCATGAATTCTTGACCTGCGTCTCTCATACCTCTTATACTTACGCACATAAACTAAGTACTCCTTCTCAACGACTGCTAGTTTCTTGGCTCTCAACTTAACTACCTTACCCACGGTAAGTCCTCCCCTAACCTTTAGATGCCCGTGCCACGGACACTCAACATCGTCACAAGCTTTAGTGGGTGGTTCAAGACCCTCAAACTTAACTCCTATATCGCGTGATCTAGACTCACTCACCGTCAACCACCCACAATCCTCTTCATCCTGTCTTCAGGTCTACCCACTATAGCATCACCATACACTATAACATTAGTTCCGTCGTCGAGCTTAAAAGTAAAAAGGCCCCCTACCTTAGGGATCTTAATCACTCTACCACCACTCAACACTTCCAACATATTTTTAGTCTCGCCGACTACAAGACCCCTCACGTTTACTAATGAAGAACTAGTGTGTGACTTCACAGAGACTTCAAGCCCTACTAACTCGTGATATATTAAGTTCTTGGCAGTCCTCTTCATCCAGTACCCTCCCCACCTGCTAACTTCTTGAGCTCTTCCTCACGGTTTATCGTCAGTATTCTGGCTATATTCTTTCTTACGATTCTTATCCTAGCAGTATCTTTTAGAGTACCCACCTGAGCCTGAGTCCTCAGCTTAATCAACTCTGTTCTCAGCTCGGCTAACAGCTTGTCTCGCTCTTCTCTAGTCTTACTTCTTAATTCTTTAGCAGAAAGACTCACTACACATCACCCCTACGACGATTCACTACCTCCGTACTCTGACGTGACCTGAGATTCTTTAGTCTCAGGTGCTGCGGTCTCAGCACCCGCCTTAACAACGTCATCTGGCTCTCCAGGCTTCACAATAAGTACTTCAATTCCGTAAATGCCTGGCTTAAGTAGTAAGTGCATGACTGCCCTATCTAGGAGTCTGTCTAGGTGTTGCCCGGTCTTGTAGACCTTTCCAGCTCTCAGCTTCTCATACCTGGCTCTCTCGCTCACTATCTTACCGCTAATCACTATCTCTACTCCCTGAGCTCCAGCAGCCAAAACCCTCCTTAAGGCTACGAAAGCAGCTCTACGAAAATGATATCCTTTCTCAATAGCTAA
This region includes:
- a CDS encoding 30S ribosomal protein S4e, which encodes MARKGGSRHVKSFGAPAFWPILRKAYKWTVKTSPGPHPINRSVPLLIIVRDFMGLAETSGEARKIIAEGNIKVDGRIRKDYKFPVGIMDVIEVVKTGEYFRVLPVPTKVLGLLPISEDEASFKLCRIENKTTVKGGHIQLNLHDGRNVLVRVSDPRNPAEDTYETLGTVKLSLRDGKIEEYYPMREGAVAIIVGGKNIGRVAKILKIYEGVRHYRKQVQLSDFKGSEFFTTLDKVFVLGSEKPVIKIPEGAV
- a CDS encoding 30S ribosomal protein S8, which produces MVMMDTLANALVTLKNCELRGKREAVIVPASKLIAMTLRTLQRYGYIGEFEYIDDGRSGKIKVQLLGRINDAGVIKPRTPIKYAELRSMPDWLRKILPSRDIGLLILSTPQGVMSHKEALEKRIGGILLAYVY
- a CDS encoding 50S ribosomal protein L5; amino-acid sequence: MSVARKARVEVGEEVVKKILEKWESNPMRKPRLAKVTVNIGVGESGERLKKAAKILEMLTGQRPSERRAKKTIKEFNVRKGEPIAVAVTLRGERAVSFLNKVLDAVGRRVKSSSFDDYGNVSIGIKEHIMLPGVKYDPELGIFGMDVCITLERPGLRVMRRRVKKSRVPYRQRVSRDEAIVFFIKELNTKVM
- the rpmC gene encoding 50S ribosomal protein L29 — translated: MSLSAKELRSKTREERDKLLAELRTELIKLRTQAQVGTLKDTARIRIVRKNIARILTINREEELKKLAGGEGTG
- a CDS encoding 50S ribosomal protein L14, which codes for MSEKKGGAALSRFGRVAGVTIGTNLKVADNSGAKVVMVIGIPGVKSRLRRRPSATVGDLVVVAVKKGSTELIGQVLQAVIIRQRKPFRRDDGRWLSFEDNACVIIAPDGTPKGTEVRGPMAREAAERWPRIATLASIIV
- a CDS encoding 30S ribosomal protein S3 — its product is MVDIKEHFIGLNLVRLKIDEFLSRNFVRAGYSRVELIKTPLGTRVVLYADRPSMIIGRKGQTIKQLTEVLEKYFKIENPQLVVTQVENPDLDARIVASRIALAIEKGYHFRRAAFVALRRVLAAGAQGVEIVISGKIVSERARYEKLRAGKVYKTGQHLDRLLDRAVMHLLLKPGIYGIEVLIVKPGEPDDVVKAGAETAAPETKESQVTSEYGGSESS
- the rplX gene encoding 50S ribosomal protein L24; its protein translation is MVYVSPSIKPGKQRLSMREAPLHLRHKYMTAPLSRELREKLGIKRIYVRAGDTVKIVRGDWKGHEGKVVEVDYEEIALYVEGVTIKKADGTPVYYPIHPSKVVIIKLDLSDKKRMKIVERRGGKAKEVHEEEASSSNANKESEAMKGGDVSG
- a CDS encoding 30S ribosomal protein S14, with amino-acid sequence MGKFRPPKVRKYGRGVQVCQRCGSRDAVIQKYNLYLCRQCFREVASELGFKKYM
- a CDS encoding ribonuclease P protein subunit, with the protein product MKRTAKNLIYHELVGLEVSVKSHTSSSLVNVRGLVVGETKNMLEVLSGGRVIKIPKVGGLFTFKLDDGTNVIVYGDAIVGRPEDRMKRIVGG
- a CDS encoding 30S ribosomal protein S17 — translated: MSESRSRDIGVKFEGLEPPTKACDDVECPWHGHLKVRGGLTVGKVVKLRAKKLAVVEKEYLVYVRKYKRYERRRSRIHARVPPCISLSLGDNVLIGETRPLAKSVSWVVLGVLKKGEQ